A window from Salinigranum halophilum encodes these proteins:
- the pfkB gene encoding 1-phosphofructokinase, which yields MDDADSPPVVTVTFNPAIDYTVRTGPLADGQVARTDDARFDAGGKGINVAGYLHALDVPSVATGLLGGFTGSFIRTRLDETDIAHDFVSIPGNTRLNVTLSTSDAEYKVNHDGPTVDADAVARVIDRIEAHGPETVVVGGSLPPGLDVSVVDAIADAGGWETVVDVDGTALARLDATYAACKPNREELHEATGLPVETVDDCIDAAEALRERGYERVVASLGPDGALLVSEATCTHVPAADVDVVDTVGAGDALLSGVLAGWVRGDDDDAALQFGVDVAACVVSTAGTAASAVANLVGTDDRGVQPR from the coding sequence ATGGACGACGCCGACTCCCCACCAGTGGTCACCGTCACGTTCAACCCGGCCATCGACTACACCGTCCGGACCGGCCCCCTCGCCGACGGGCAGGTCGCCCGGACCGACGACGCCCGGTTCGACGCCGGCGGGAAGGGAATCAACGTCGCCGGGTACCTCCACGCACTCGACGTCCCGTCGGTGGCGACAGGTCTCCTCGGCGGTTTTACCGGGTCGTTCATCCGCACCCGCCTGGACGAGACCGACATCGCTCACGACTTCGTCTCCATCCCCGGGAACACGCGGCTGAACGTGACCCTCTCCACCTCCGACGCCGAGTACAAGGTCAACCACGACGGCCCGACGGTCGACGCCGACGCCGTCGCACGCGTCATCGACCGCATCGAGGCGCACGGTCCCGAGACCGTGGTCGTCGGCGGGAGCCTCCCACCGGGGCTCGACGTCAGCGTCGTCGACGCCATCGCCGACGCGGGCGGCTGGGAGACTGTCGTCGACGTCGACGGCACCGCCCTCGCTCGCCTCGATGCGACGTACGCCGCGTGCAAGCCCAACCGGGAGGAACTGCACGAGGCGACCGGACTGCCCGTCGAGACCGTCGACGACTGCATCGACGCCGCGGAGGCGCTCCGCGAACGGGGGTACGAGCGCGTCGTCGCCTCGCTCGGCCCCGACGGCGCGCTCCTCGTCTCCGAGGCGACGTGCACGCACGTCCCCGCGGCTGACGTGGACGTCGTCGACACGGTCGGTGCCGGCGACGCGCTCCTGTCAGGCGTCCTCGCGGGCTGGGTGCGCGGGGACGACGACGACGCAGCCCTCCAGTTCGGCGTCGACGTCGCGGCGTGCGTCGTCAGCACCGCTGGCACCGCCGCCTCGGCCGTCGCGAATCTCGTCGGGACCGACGACCGCGGCGTCCAGCCACGCTGA
- a CDS encoding amphi-Trp domain-containing protein gives MPEETLFKSETVHDRGEVADYLRRVADTLDAGEGLTLTAGDQSVTMDPPPRLTFEVKAEREGPAGQPGELSVEFELEWDEDGGSDGPLEIE, from the coding sequence ATGCCAGAAGAGACCTTATTCAAGTCCGAGACCGTTCACGACCGCGGCGAGGTCGCCGACTACCTCCGGCGGGTCGCCGACACCCTCGACGCCGGTGAGGGCCTCACCCTGACTGCCGGCGACCAGTCGGTGACGATGGACCCGCCGCCGCGCCTCACCTTCGAGGTGAAAGCCGAGCGCGAGGGGCCAGCGGGCCAGCCCGGCGAGTTGAGCGTCGAGTTCGAGTTGGAGTGGGACGAAGACGGCGGCAGCGACGGGCCACTCGAAATCGAGTAA
- a CDS encoding ornithine cyclodeaminase — protein MTASRTVELEGHIIDSGMMQQAFGIVMDMGGNFDVEEFDVGTHKEAESYCRMAVFADSDSELQEILHELHQIGANLTDPVDAHLEAAPADRVVPTGFYSTTNHPTQVRYQGEWVDVENIEMDCAIVIEDGDDPRAYTKVLNAIREGDLVVTDEAGIRVDPPERPRDSSGPFGFMQGGVSSERPSESLIRQVADAMKQTKEAGGNILVVTGPALIHAGAGDDLARLVREGYIDMLSAGNGFAVHDIERGLYGTSLGMDMETLEHPRKGHKHHIYTISEVIRAGGIAEAVDEGLIGEGVMYECVTNDVPYVLAGSIRDDGPLPDTITDSVEAQNAIREQAHQADMVLMLSTLLHSVAVGNCLSSTTRVVCVDINPATVTQLLDRGSSQAIGMVTDIGTFIPTLAEQVLGEVEPEAANDAAADDD, from the coding sequence ATGACAGCCTCCCGCACGGTCGAACTCGAAGGCCACATCATCGACTCGGGGATGATGCAGCAGGCCTTTGGTATCGTTATGGATATGGGCGGCAACTTCGACGTCGAGGAGTTCGACGTCGGGACCCACAAGGAGGCGGAGTCGTACTGCCGGATGGCGGTGTTCGCCGACTCCGACTCCGAGTTACAGGAGATCCTGCACGAACTCCACCAGATCGGCGCGAACCTCACCGACCCCGTCGACGCCCACCTCGAAGCCGCGCCCGCAGACCGCGTCGTCCCGACCGGCTTCTACTCGACGACGAACCACCCGACGCAGGTGCGGTACCAGGGCGAGTGGGTCGACGTCGAGAACATCGAGATGGACTGTGCCATCGTCATCGAGGACGGCGACGACCCCCGCGCGTACACGAAAGTCCTCAACGCCATCCGCGAGGGCGACCTGGTCGTCACCGACGAGGCGGGCATCAGAGTCGACCCGCCCGAACGCCCCCGCGACTCCTCTGGCCCGTTCGGCTTCATGCAGGGTGGTGTCTCCTCGGAGCGCCCCTCCGAGTCACTCATCCGGCAGGTGGCCGACGCGATGAAGCAGACGAAGGAAGCGGGCGGAAACATCCTCGTCGTCACCGGCCCCGCGCTCATCCACGCCGGCGCTGGCGACGACCTCGCCCGCCTCGTTCGAGAGGGGTACATCGACATGCTCTCGGCGGGCAACGGCTTCGCGGTCCACGACATCGAGCGTGGGCTCTACGGGACGTCGCTCGGGATGGACATGGAGACGCTCGAACACCCGCGAAAGGGCCACAAACACCACATCTACACCATCAGCGAGGTCATCCGAGCAGGCGGCATCGCCGAAGCCGTCGACGAGGGCCTCATCGGCGAGGGCGTGATGTACGAGTGCGTCACGAACGACGTGCCGTACGTGTTGGCGGGGTCGATTCGCGACGACGGGCCCCTCCCCGACACCATCACCGACTCCGTCGAGGCGCAGAACGCCATCCGCGAGCAGGCCCATCAGGCCGACATGGTACTCATGCTCTCGACGCTGTTGCACTCTGTCGCCGTCGGCAACTGCCTCTCCTCGACGACGCGCGTCGTCTGCGTTGACATCAACCCCGCCACGGTGACACAACTCCTCGACCGGGGGAGTTCGCAGGCCATCGGGATGGTGACCGACATCGGGACGTTCATCCCGACGCTAGCAGAGCAGGTCCTGGGTGAGGTCGAACCCGAAGCCGCGAACGACGCCGCCGCGGACGACGACTGA
- a CDS encoding alpha/beta hydrolase yields MSTPRPRLVDRPSKFDYSRVTVTFDSAGDACTGWLYRPDRPADAPVVVMAGGLALPRTVLEPIAERFAEAGYAAFVFDYRGIGDSDGDPRGLLAPARGVTDWEEAVARVRELDGIDTRRLVLWGHSLGGSYALSVAADDPRVRAVVALAPVLSGTTFLRARPLSGVVKALAAGVRDTVQGRLPRLGPHTVPLAGDDESGALVPDTGFRGSYRRLTDIPDVPARSFLALSGYGVSLDEVTCPTLLIAGSYDDLAPADALADAAAERPDATVLRVPATHLDLLDDEGALEHALVFLDGVFG; encoded by the coding sequence GTGAGCACCCCGCGCCCCCGCCTCGTCGACCGTCCCTCGAAGTTCGACTACTCGCGCGTCACCGTCACCTTCGATAGCGCCGGAGACGCGTGCACCGGCTGGCTGTACCGCCCCGACCGCCCGGCGGACGCGCCCGTCGTCGTGATGGCCGGCGGCCTGGCGCTCCCGCGGACCGTCCTCGAACCCATCGCCGAACGGTTCGCGGAGGCGGGCTACGCGGCGTTCGTCTTCGACTACCGCGGCATCGGCGACAGCGACGGTGACCCGCGCGGCCTGCTCGCACCCGCCCGCGGCGTCACGGACTGGGAGGAGGCCGTCGCGCGCGTTCGCGAACTCGACGGAATCGATACGAGACGGCTGGTGCTCTGGGGCCACTCGCTCGGCGGGTCGTACGCGCTCTCGGTCGCGGCCGACGACCCGCGGGTTCGCGCCGTCGTCGCGCTCGCGCCCGTCCTCTCCGGCACGACATTCCTGCGTGCGCGCCCACTTTCGGGCGTGGTGAAGGCGCTCGCTGCGGGCGTCCGCGACACGGTCCAGGGACGGCTGCCGCGTCTGGGACCGCACACGGTTCCGCTCGCCGGCGACGACGAGAGCGGGGCGCTCGTCCCCGACACCGGGTTCCGCGGGTCGTACCGGCGGCTCACCGACATCCCGGACGTTCCGGCCCGGTCGTTCCTGGCGCTCTCGGGCTACGGAGTCTCGCTCGACGAGGTCACCTGTCCCACACTGTTGATCGCCGGGAGCTACGACGACCTCGCGCCCGCGGACGCGCTCGCGGACGCCGCCGCCGAGCGCCCCGACGCGACGGTCCTTCGCGTCCCCGCCACCCACCTCGACCTCCTCGACGACGAGGGCGCGCTCGAACACGCGCTCGTCTTCCTCGACGGCGTCTTCGGCTGA
- the nadE gene encoding NAD(+) synthase → MTLTVSLAQLGPTTADIGHNTGLLADAYDRAVRAGADVVVFPEMAVTGYCILDLVEDDTFVDRNREALSELATRTGETAAVVGFVDRDGEARYNAAAVCQHGEVAGTARKVLLPNYRYFDDERYFEPGEEVAPIAVDVGDTTVSLGVSVCEDLWDDAYDRRPVRELVDGGADVVVNLNASPFEVGKRADRARVVRDHVDATGVPVLYVNTAGVADVGRNVIVFDGDSLAVDATGALVARGAQFDTDLLTVTLDDDGVGQHVSGGVAAADGPLVPAGETVKPERRERELFEALAFGLRGYARRTGFETVIESVSGGIDSSLGLAICVEALGPDNVVAYNLPSSVNTETTKGIAADLAANLGVDYRVVPVQSSFEELLDTYESHAGPVSRGVAKENLYARVRGLLMMLASNDSGGLLVTNGNETEMALGYVTLYGDACGGLSILGDLSKRDVYDVARYVNERAGEAVIPEAVFDIPPSAELSADQVDPFDYDVVAPVVSDLLEGRLSPAEVVARFERRALDPERYRPDDEGRTVYDKFDAEGFSTVVYDTYRRMKQNTFKRVQTPPVVAVSGRAFGTDFREPIINGWDGR, encoded by the coding sequence ATGACGCTCACCGTCTCACTCGCCCAACTCGGCCCGACCACCGCCGACATCGGCCACAACACCGGCTTACTGGCAGACGCGTACGACCGCGCGGTTCGAGCGGGCGCGGACGTCGTCGTCTTCCCCGAGATGGCGGTCACCGGCTACTGCATCCTCGACCTCGTCGAGGACGACACGTTCGTCGACCGGAACCGCGAGGCGCTGTCGGAACTCGCCACACGCACCGGTGAGACGGCTGCCGTCGTCGGATTCGTCGACCGCGACGGCGAGGCGCGGTACAACGCCGCCGCCGTCTGCCAGCACGGCGAGGTCGCGGGCACCGCTCGAAAAGTCCTCCTGCCGAACTACCGCTACTTCGACGACGAGCGGTACTTCGAGCCGGGCGAGGAGGTCGCCCCCATCGCGGTCGACGTCGGGGACACGACGGTCTCACTCGGCGTCTCTGTCTGTGAGGACCTGTGGGACGACGCGTACGACCGCCGACCGGTCAGAGAACTGGTCGACGGCGGTGCGGACGTGGTCGTGAACCTCAACGCGTCGCCGTTCGAGGTCGGCAAGCGAGCCGACCGCGCGCGCGTCGTCCGCGACCACGTCGACGCGACCGGCGTTCCCGTCCTGTACGTCAACACCGCCGGCGTCGCGGACGTCGGCCGGAACGTCATCGTCTTCGACGGCGACTCCCTCGCGGTGGACGCGACGGGCGCGCTCGTCGCTCGTGGCGCGCAGTTCGACACCGACCTGCTCACCGTCACACTCGACGACGACGGCGTCGGACAGCACGTCTCGGGGGGCGTCGCCGCCGCCGACGGTCCGCTCGTGCCGGCCGGCGAGACGGTGAAGCCGGAGCGGCGGGAGAGAGAGCTGTTCGAGGCGCTCGCGTTCGGGCTGCGGGGGTACGCCCGGCGGACCGGATTCGAGACGGTCATCGAGTCGGTGTCGGGTGGAATCGACTCGTCGCTCGGCCTCGCCATCTGTGTCGAGGCGCTGGGGCCCGACAACGTCGTCGCGTACAACCTCCCCTCCTCGGTCAACACCGAGACGACGAAGGGTATCGCCGCCGACCTGGCGGCGAACCTCGGCGTCGACTACCGCGTCGTCCCGGTCCAGTCGTCGTTCGAGGAACTCCTCGACACCTACGAGTCCCACGCCGGCCCTGTCTCCCGCGGGGTCGCGAAGGAGAACCTCTACGCACGCGTGCGCGGCCTGTTGATGATGCTGGCCTCGAACGATTCGGGCGGGCTCCTCGTGACGAACGGCAACGAGACGGAGATGGCGCTCGGCTACGTGACGCTGTACGGCGACGCCTGCGGCGGGCTCTCCATCCTGGGTGACCTCTCGAAGCGCGACGTCTACGACGTGGCGCGGTACGTCAACGAACGGGCCGGAGAGGCGGTCATCCCCGAGGCGGTGTTCGACATCCCCCCGAGCGCCGAACTCAGTGCCGACCAGGTCGACCCCTTCGACTACGACGTCGTCGCGCCCGTCGTCAGCGACCTCCTCGAAGGCCGGCTGAGCCCCGCCGAGGTCGTCGCGCGGTTCGAGCGGCGAGCGCTGGACCCCGAACGGTACCGACCCGACGACGAGGGCCGGACGGTGTACGACAAGTTCGACGCCGAGGGGTTCTCCACAGTCGTCTACGACACCTACCGCCGGATGAAACAGAACACGTTCAAGCGCGTCCAGACGCCGCCGGTCGTCGCCGTCTCCGGCCGCGCGTTCGGCACCGACTTCCGCGAGCCGATCATCAACGGCTGGGACGGTCGGTGA
- a CDS encoding universal stress protein, whose translation MTTYVVGAQSVHTAATLCDYLQTRVGEGDTVVAVNSLKGGDDTSAEDARDGEDALNAVASRLGAHCTVETHQYIRDQKPEEDLLQAAEEFDADELVIGIRKRNPTSKVVFGSTAQAVLLNSSVPMAVVPLTRDA comes from the coding sequence ATGACGACCTACGTCGTCGGAGCTCAATCCGTCCACACCGCCGCGACGCTCTGTGACTACCTGCAGACCCGCGTAGGAGAGGGTGACACCGTCGTCGCCGTCAACTCCCTCAAGGGGGGTGACGACACCTCCGCGGAGGACGCTCGCGACGGTGAGGACGCGCTCAACGCGGTCGCCTCGCGTCTCGGTGCGCACTGTACCGTCGAGACCCACCAGTACATCCGCGACCAGAAACCCGAGGAGGACCTCCTCCAGGCGGCCGAGGAGTTCGACGCTGACGAACTCGTCATCGGCATCCGCAAACGGAACCCGACCTCGAAGGTCGTCTTCGGCTCGACGGCGCAGGCCGTGTTGTTGAACTCGTCGGTCCCGATGGCCGTCGTCCCGCTCACACGGGACGCGTGA
- a CDS encoding TetR/AcrR family transcriptional regulator — MTSTETRIMEATFRVLVEVGYSGLSIRRIADEFDGSQSAIYYHYDDKEDLLAGFLAYLLDEFESQIEAIEPADPVDRLTALVELAVPQADDPAHLPFQQALEEIRTQTPYHDRYDDLFRDIDATLQTELETTIQRGIDEGVFTGVDAETAADRLMLLLYGISTRYVPMRDWEGIERSQALVEADIESWRVD; from the coding sequence ATGACCTCGACTGAAACGCGGATCATGGAGGCGACGTTCCGCGTCCTCGTCGAGGTCGGCTACTCCGGCCTCTCGATCAGACGCATCGCCGACGAGTTCGACGGGAGTCAGTCGGCCATCTACTACCACTACGACGACAAGGAGGACCTCCTCGCGGGCTTTCTCGCGTACCTCCTCGACGAGTTCGAGTCCCAGATCGAGGCGATCGAACCCGCCGACCCCGTCGACAGGCTCACCGCGCTCGTCGAACTGGCCGTCCCACAGGCGGACGACCCCGCGCATCTGCCGTTCCAGCAGGCGCTCGAGGAGATTCGGACGCAGACGCCGTATCACGACCGCTACGACGACCTGTTCCGCGACATCGACGCGACGCTCCAGACGGAACTCGAGACGACCATCCAGCGCGGAATCGACGAGGGCGTCTTCACCGGTGTCGACGCCGAGACCGCGGCGGACCGACTCATGTTGCTGCTGTACGGTATCTCGACCCGGTACGTCCCGATGCGCGACTGGGAGGGTATCGAACGGTCCCAGGCGCTCGTCGAGGCCGACATCGAGTCGTGGCGCGTGGACTGA
- a CDS encoding glutamate-cysteine ligase family protein, with product MSVSESGPIRRSIEVEYWVIDREGRLTEPGALVETSPGVEREFVAPLLEVKTTPCETTSALEAELYDRLGRLLQRADELGLGLVPLATPLNHEEVEERPSERTRVQNRVVGEAFEYVRHCAGTHVHVEQQPGSEVDQFNTLVALDPALALVNTSPYFRGERLCAGARSKLYRRMGYDDVPHQGWLWRYLDSVDEWDRRLERRYDDFVRRAIDAGVDRRTVESSFDPESAVWTPVQFRAAFDTVEWRSPDTALPSQVVRLADSLAGVVEHLHTTDATVRIEGDTGRVTDDAVVLPEFDAVLRYVEAAMEDGLESPALRSYLDRMGFDVGAFEPLSHEFDRHDPVSREEARELRLQYAERLERDVSRATPVRSD from the coding sequence GTGTCAGTATCCGAGTCCGGACCGATCAGACGGAGCATCGAGGTCGAGTACTGGGTCATCGACCGCGAGGGACGACTCACCGAGCCGGGAGCGCTCGTCGAGACGTCGCCCGGCGTCGAGCGGGAGTTCGTCGCACCACTCCTCGAGGTCAAGACGACACCGTGTGAGACGACATCGGCGCTCGAGGCAGAGCTGTACGACAGGCTCGGGCGGCTCTTGCAGCGAGCCGACGAACTCGGTCTGGGGCTCGTCCCGCTCGCGACGCCGCTGAACCACGAGGAGGTCGAGGAACGCCCGAGCGAACGAACCCGGGTGCAGAACCGGGTCGTCGGCGAGGCCTTCGAGTACGTGCGACACTGCGCGGGGACACACGTCCACGTCGAACAACAGCCCGGCTCCGAAGTCGACCAGTTCAACACGCTCGTCGCGCTCGACCCCGCGCTCGCGCTCGTCAACACCTCGCCGTACTTCCGCGGCGAGCGGCTGTGTGCCGGCGCGCGCTCGAAGCTCTACCGCCGGATGGGGTACGACGACGTCCCACACCAGGGCTGGTTGTGGCGGTATCTCGACAGCGTCGACGAGTGGGACCGCCGCCTCGAACGCCGGTACGACGACTTCGTGCGGCGAGCAATCGACGCGGGTGTCGACCGCCGGACGGTCGAGTCGAGTTTCGACCCCGAGAGCGCCGTCTGGACGCCCGTCCAGTTCCGCGCGGCGTTCGATACGGTCGAGTGGCGCTCGCCCGACACCGCCCTCCCGAGCCAGGTGGTTCGGCTGGCCGACAGCCTCGCCGGCGTCGTCGAGCACCTCCACACGACGGACGCAACCGTCCGAATCGAGGGTGACACGGGACGCGTGACCGACGACGCGGTCGTCCTCCCCGAGTTCGACGCGGTCTTGAGATACGTCGAGGCGGCGATGGAAGACGGCCTCGAATCGCCGGCTCTGCGGTCGTACCTCGACCGGATGGGGTTCGACGTCGGGGCGTTCGAGCCACTGTCACACGAGTTCGACCGCCACGACCCCGTCTCTCGCGAGGAAGCGCGGGAGCTTCGACTCCAGTACGCCGAGCGACTCGAACGGGACGTCTCGCGCGCGACGCCGGTCCGCAGCGACTGA